A stretch of DNA from Thunnus thynnus chromosome 16, fThuThy2.1, whole genome shotgun sequence:
AAAGCAGTGGGAACGAAACCAGAACTAAGTGATTCACAAGAACATTTTCAATAAATCTATTGATGATGTCAAGAAGGGGGCTTCCAATCACAGTGAACATGTCTTTAATGAGGTTACCAGGGATGGGATCCAGAAACACATGTTGTTGGTTTGGAGCTAGTAACAATTGGAGAGAGGGTGTTTGAATCAACTAGATCAAACTGAAAAAGGTGGCTGATGGTTCAGAAATCAGTATGAGAAGGAAGTAGAGGGTGAGAGGGATCAGAGGAGAGGGACACTGCCTTACCAGTAATATCATTCCTGATTTGCTCAATCTTTTCAAtgaaaaagttattaaaacccTTGGCTGTAAAGCAGGAAGCAGTATGGGTGGGGTTGTTTTAGTGAGCTTATCCATAGTGTTCAATAGGTATCTGGGGTTATATTTGATTTTAGATTAGAGTAAGCTTGCATTAGGGCATATTTGTATTTAAGCAATGATTCATTCCAGGCCTGGCAAAACACTTCTAATGTTGTATTGGGCCATTTTTTCTCCAGGTTTCTACATGACTGTTTGAGTGCCCAGGTGGGATCATTGAACCATGGGGTTCAGTGGGGTGATGAACGTTTTCCAGCGCACCTATTAAGGTGCtattgaatttatttgttaAGATGTCCAGAGAGCCATGGTAGTTATTCAGTTTTGTGAGACCATCGGGTAGGGATGATTCTAGAGCTGCCCTGGCTGATTTATTAATAATGCAactctttttttggggggggggcgCAGTGATATTGAGAAATGGACAGCATATGAACATTAAAGTGAATCAGAGAGTGAACAGATAATGATGGAGCCGAGGAGGAGACTGAAAGATCAgtgacacacagaggaaaagtTAATCGATGGTGTGGCTGCTGTGGTGCATTGGTTCAGATTGAAAACatctgtgatactaattaaaacacaatagtctccttaaagtatcactacatATCtcttatttcttacaacttctaaagggtgCCAATAATTTTGTCTGggctattttagaatgtctttgtagaataagcatgaattcattattttcacaacatttttgttttgttccactgcaaaccaaacataggcatgcattaataataaaatatatttcaatttcAGCACTGTTCAGAGCAAATGGTGCGTTGTTTTAGTAAAATACAATTCAATTCAgtcacaaacaaactgaaataacaGTGAATAGTAAACAGAGCTGGTAAAATTAAAGTGAAGTTCTCGATGCAACCAAGAGAggaacatgaaataaatgtaaagagcAAAGATTTGCAGATTATAAATGATCCTTCCGACTCTTTGCACTTTGAGTTTTTACCCTCAGGGAGACACTATAGACAAGTGACAGCCACCAAAAACTGTGTACAGCGAGTACTTTCCTCCAAATGCAGTTAGAGTGCTGAATGCATATCTGCTCAGGATTTCACAAACATCGAGCCGTctaccattttatttcatttttactgtatttatttatatatttatttttaaatcatgttgtttgttgacaACACAGAACGCTATCAgctgttctgtgttgtttttaacactATGTGGTGAAGCCAAAGACGTTTCCACAATctgactaactaactaactaactaactaactaactaactaatgaCTTAAAGCACTTTGACACCATTTACCATGATGAATGACAGGATACATTCTTATTATCATGGTGTTTTTTAATCGgtctaaaaacatgtttttgactaaaactgcagacagaccgAGTGGAGGAGCTTTAACCTCCACTACATCCCTGGTTAGCAGGATGAAGGCGCCCTCTTGTGTTGTGCATCAGTTTTCAGATTTCAGTTGTTGACCTGCTGTGATGTTCACTGCAGGAAGACATGTAAAAACTCCACTGAGCCTTTGGCAGCTTCAAAcaatatcagtttaatatctgtaatatcacactgtgtcagtttgttgACAGAAGTCACATCCTGTAACACTGACGCTGCATTCAGGTCACATGGGAAAGATGGGAGAGAAGAGTTTTTTCCAGTCTGCAAATATTATTCACATCAGCTTTCAGGTTGTAAACAGAACTTGTGAATGTGAGATTTGATACTGCAGGCTGTGATTTCTCTGACTTCTTGAAATCTGAGTGACGGACATAGAAATACATGTGACCAAATGTGAATAATTATATGTTCAGTTTACAGTTTAATCATTTTATGTCTGTATTTGATGGAGTCCACAtgtgtttaatttagttttgatgttaaaatagttttagttagtttagttagttttttAGTAAAAACTGTAACACTCTATTATGGAGTCTTCACGGCTTCAAACTGGAGTCAACATGTTGTTTCCTTCTGATGTTTATTACGATTGAACTGAACTCAGCGTCtcatatgtgcagagttttgaTCAAATGATTCCTGAATGACTTCTGCAGTAGAAAAGGTGGACTAACGTTACCTGTGATGGtgcaataaatcaatcacagctgtcaggaAACTAATCACCACTGTTTTAgatgcatttctttgttgtcaattaatataaatgacaaaaaactcttcagcacagcagcagtttgtggACTGAGAGATTAAACCTCGAACAAAATCAGTCACAAGAAATTTTAATCAAGTTTTGATTTAAACTTTACAAACTCGTCTTCATCGCTGAATGACACTTGAGAAAACTTAAGTACAAACTTGAGAACTAACTTCAACtaaatgcacaaagaaaatcttgtttATAAAAGCAACAAGTGATAGAAAACTCTACTCTTTTCTCTGTGACAAAGCTGctttagtgaagaaagctgagagtacagagactgactgacaaacgtttgtttgctctgaacatgaactctgtactttgtggtgtttcaggaggaaaactgcctcaaataaactctcattttagtttcacattttctccagaagctttgaatgagatcctgagatgaagacagaagaaaatactttgctctctgttgaaaaaaaaaactttattgattatgtaaagcttcagattgttcacacatccaatcagtaaagtctgttaaatgactcttgttcaatgatttcatgtacagattcacttcatccacacaatcagttagtttaacccagaatgtcagctatgtacaagaacataataaatgattattatcatgataattacagtttgattgaacatttctttgtgaatttacaaagtgatgagaacaaaattTCTACCTAGTGAAGGTAAAAGACGTCATCACGAGCAGTGATAGCAGtgatggataaaaacacacagcaaaaagtgacatttaaagaaactcaaaacatcagcagaacaacaaatgaaaagaaaaaagtgttgataatcccagtttgattgacagctgatctctgtgcagttcagaaacaccacagcaacgaactctcagaaacaatggagacaaaaacatgaagatttacaacagaatctgacacatgaagtctgaaatgacttctgtctatttcagtttacacaactcagctgtgaCTCCATAATAAGGCCACAgcccagcatagagaggctgagtgaatctggtctggactctgtggaggagagtcatggtttcagagatgctgtagaaggacagaatacctgcactgtgatccaggtacactcctactctggaggaaccaggacctgagacgggagttttgattttgttgaacaaaaatgtataactgttaGAGTCACAATCTAACATCCAAGATTTGTCATTGAGTCCAAATACACATTCATACGagtctcctgctctgctgatattcttgtatgcgactgctacacaaactcctctccctctccactccacctcccagtaacaacgtccagtcagactctctccaCTCAGGACCTGAGAATAATTagtgaatctgtctggatgacgagaataagactgttgttgACACGTTAgctctgcttttctgttcccatcagataataacagctgtgtgtttgctgtgtttggatccagtgtgatttcacgtgaatattttaagaatccagctctggtcttgggttctggttctgacagtaaaacgtccacttcagtcactgtcagtgagatgtttgtccatttctccctcaggatgtcctgtagttgatctctgagctctgacacagctgctgtcacatcctcaaagtagctcagaggacggatattgatgctggatgagtctgtagatgcactgagttgtgacagtgaggggtagttgtgtagaaactggttgtgatcctctgtgtgtgagagctgcttcagttcagcgtctttcctcttcagctcagtgatctcctgctccagcttctcctgaagctctttgactcgactcacttcagtttcctgctgggatctgatctgctgcttcacatcagagcttcttttctggatgagacggatcagctcagtgaagatcttcccACTGTCCTTCACTGCTTTATTAGCAGAGCGATTGACAGCATTCAtgtcctgttgaagcagcttcacatctttctctctgtcctggattctttGCTGGATTtgttgtcgactcacctcgagctctctctgcctctcagtcctttctgctgcagctgagactgtgtcatggcctttatgttcatccagagagcagagataacagatactctgctgatcagtacggcagaacatcttcatcacctcatcatgacgagagcagatgttctcctggagcttctccgaggggtcgaccagcttgtgttttttaaatttacttgaCTCAAAGTGAGGTTGAAGGTGTTTCTCGCAGTAAGAGACAAGACACtgcagacaggacttgagggctttcagcttcctcccagtgcagacatcacaggccacatcttcaggtccagcatagtaGTGATCaacaggagcagcttggagtccagtcttcttcagcttctccactaaatctgctaacattgtgtttttcatcaggacaggcctcggtgtgaaggtctgtctgcactgagggcagctgtagctcttcctctgatcctctccatcccagaagcttttaatacagctcatgcagtgactgtgtccacagggaatagtcaccggatccttcagtagatccagacagatcgaacagctgattgtttctcggtccagctgaactcctttctgcgccatttcagctctcagtggcaacgactgtctgagtttcactttcTCAGAAGGTGAAACAAGTTTGAGCTCTGATCTGAACAACATGTGTTCCTGCAGTGAATGCAGCCCGACATGTTGGTTAAACCCATCTAtaaactgtagatctgaaggggagggaacaaggaaatatgagcacagagtggagcttgttgtgtttgaaagAACAGGGAGGAGTTATCAGGACGAGGAGCAGCACTGtgaattaaaactgtgtttcctCATTTACAGTGAAGTCTCAGTTAAAACCTGCTCAGCATATGacaatatttttgcatttaactgtaaaatacttGTTTGCATGTCAGGGTGTAATGATGCCTCTATATTTCTCTAACTCttccttaaaatcagattaatTTCTATTCATTGGTTAAAAGCAATTGACTGACAACAGGGAGTTATTACactaaaatgtgataaaatcatttaatggTTGTATCATCATTTTCTCGCATATTTAATAAACTTCTTTAAAgcatttttgactgttttttaaataaaagcagGTAAAACCAGAGAGTTCATCTTATCCAGCAACACTCTGCTAAATGTCGACCTttgacagtcacatgatccTCTGTAgaaactgtcagcagcagcagtggaagaagtattcagatcctttactgttgtaaaagtaccaatacagcaatgtaaaaatactccattacaagtaaaagtcctgcattaaaaatcctactacagtaaaagtacataagtattatgagcttgatgtagttaaagtagtgcggtaaaagtagtggtttggtccctctgactgatatattattatatgaatgAAGCAGATCAGCTGATGGAGCTCATTTGTTGATTAGTATGAATTGATGAATCTAGAAAGTGGATGtacttttgtttctttacatTTGATTAATATCATCCTTTTAGTTTTGTCACAATAATCAACAGAAATCACACTCCAGGATTTAATTTTCATCCTATCAGTACAGTATTAAAGCGTTATTGATCATTGTGTAGAAAATTATTCATGCAAAATAAACCAATACAATGAAAACTAAAGTCAAATGTCCAGTCAGCGAGGATCATAATCCAAACCACCAATAAAGACTTTAATAATAATCACTAATAAAGGctttcatttcagcttttttatttaaaagatgcAATCCTCAAGAGTCTGTAAAGGATGGGCTGTCAGAGATGATTCCTCTAAACACAGACAAGCTGCCATTTTATCTCCGGTGGTGTTTTCTTTGAATACAAAGAGTTTAAAATCCACAGACTCACACTTAAACTGACTAAAGTTTGTTGACAATATGGCACTGGTGGGTTTGTAGAGTTAGTGAGGAAAGTATAGAAAATTTGTAGAGACATgaccaaaaatattggtacttttccaccttttttcaagaaaactaatttttttctgtattaagttgaaactgacagaagtatttGGTgtccatcattctttatttcacattgaatataactgaaactttgcttttgaagTACAACATAACGATTAACATAagattatttaatacaataaaaccaATGAAAATGTCATGGCCAAAATGAAGGTGGAAGAAGGCTGTTCATTTTATATACTCGATATGTGGCTCAGATGTAAGGGATGGATCAAATACTATTCCCAAATTCTTGTTTGTATGGGTCTGAGAAATTGTGCAACCATCAAGATTAATTTTTAAGTCTGTAAAAAGCGATTTGAATCTAGCTGGACCAACAAGCAGCATTTCGGTCTTGTGTGCATTCAAATGAAGGAAATTATTGCACATCCAGTGATGGACTTCTGACAAACATGTCTCTAATTTAACCAGCTGGGCGGAGTCACTGAATGTTACAGGAAGATAGATTTGTGTGTCATCGGCGTAGCAGTGATacattatgttgtgttttttgaaaatgtgaccCAAGGGCAGCAattaaacacagaacaaaagTGGACCGAGTACTGATCCCTGTGGGACACCGTGTTTGATCTTAGAGCAGGAAGACATAGTGTTATTGTATGTGATGCTTTGTGTGCTATTACTCAAGTATGAACCAAACCAAGAAAGTGCCAGACCCTTGAGGCCTACAAGGTTCTCAAGACATTGTAGGAGGGTGTCATGGTCCACGGTTTCAAAGGAAGCACTTAAATCGAGTAACAGCAAGACAGATAAGAGATCTGAGTCCATTGCAATTAATAGATCGTTAGTTACCTTGGTCTGTGCAGATTTGGTAGAGTGTTTGGGTCTGAAACCGGACTGAAACTCATCAAGAAGGTTATTACTGGATAGATGTGCAATGAGTTGACTACCAACCTCCTTTTCTTATAATTTGGACATGAATGGGAAGTTTGAAATCGGCCTAAAATTGTTAAGGGTTTGTGAGTCAAGGTTAGGTCTTTTTAATAGTGGAGTAACCATAGCTGTTTTAAAAACAGTGGGAACGAAACCAGAACTGAGtgactttttgaaaatgtcaagAAGAGGGCTtacaatcacagtgaacatGTCTTTAATGAGGTTACCAGGGATGGGATCCAGAAACACATGTGGTTGGTTTGGAGCTAGTAACAATTGGAGAGAGGGTGTTTGAATCAACTAGATCAAACTGAAAAAGGTGGCGATGGTTCGGAAATCAGTATGAGAAGGAAGTAGAGGGTGAGAGGGATCAGAGGAGAGGGACACTGCCTTACCAGTAATGTCATTCCTGATTTGCTCAATCTTTTCAAtgaaaaagttattaaaacccTTGGCTGTAAAGCAGGAAGCAGTATGGGTGGGGTTGTTTTAGTGAGCTTATCCATAGTGTTGAATAGGTATCTGGGGTTACGTTTGATTTTAGATTAGAGTAAGCTTGCATTAGGGCATATTTGTATTTAAGCAATGATTCATTCCAGGCCTGGCAAAATACTTCTAATGTTGTATTGGGCCATTTTTTCTCCAGGTTTCTACATGACTGTTTGAGTGCCCAGGTGGGATCATTGAACCATGGGGTTCAGTGGGGTGATGAACGTTTTCCAGCGCACCTATTAAGGTGCtattgaatttatttgttaAGATGTCCAGAGAGCCATGGTAGTTATTCAGTTTTGTGAGACCATCGGGTAGGGATGATTCTAGAGCTGCTCTGGCTGATTTATTAATAATGCAACTCTTTTTGGGGGGGGTGCAGTGATATTGAGAAATGGACAGCATATGAACATTAAATTGAATCAGAGAGTGATCAGATAATGATGGAGCCGAGGAGGAGACCGAAAGATCAgtgacacacagaggaaaagtTAATCGATGGTGTGGCTGCTGTGGTGCATTGGTTCAGATTGAAAACatctgtgatactaattaaaacacaatagtctccttaaagtatcactacatatcaattatttcttacaacttctaaaaGGTGCCAATAATTTCGTCTGggctattttagaatgtctttgtagaataagcatgaattcattattttcacaacatgtttgttttgttccactgcaaaccaaacatagacatgcattaataataaaatatatttcaatttcAGCACTGTTCAGAATGAATGGtgcattgttttaataaaatgcagttCAATCCATAATTTCGGCCACGTCTGTACGAGAATCTGGTggaaagtattttatttttcaacttgcTCATATCATCTGTAAATCTGACCgtcacaaacaaactgaaataacaGTGAATAGTAAACGGAGTTGGTAAAATTAAAGAGAAGCTCCAGATGAAACCAAGAGAggaacatgaaataaatgtaaagagtAAAGATTTGCAGATTATAAATGATCCTTCCGACTCTTTGCACTTTGAGTTTTTACCCTCAGGGAGACGCTATAGACAAGTAAGAGCCACCAAAAACTGTGTACAGCGAGTACTTTCCTCCAAATGCAGTTAGAGTGCTGAATGCATATCCTGCTCAGGATTTCACAAACATCGAGCCATctaccattttatttcattttcactgtatttatttatatatatatttttaaatcatgttgtttgttgacaACACAGAACGCTATCAgctgttctgtgttgtttttaacgCTATGTGGTGAAGCCAAAGACATTTCCACAATCTGActgactaactaactaactaactaactaactaactaactaactaactaactaatgaCTTAAAGCACTTTGACACCATTTACCATGATGAATGACAGGATACATTCTTATTATCATGGTGTTTTTTAATCGgtctaaaaacatgtttttgactaaaactgcagacagaccgAGTGGAGGAGCTTTAACCTCCACTACATCCCTGGTTAGCAGGATGAAGGCGCCCTCTTGTGTCGTGCATCAGTTTTCAGATTTCAGTTGTTGACCTGCTGTGATGTTCACTGCAGGAAGACATGTAAAAACTCCACTGAGCCTTTGGCAGCTTCAAACAATATCAGtttaatatatgtaatatcacactgtgtcagtttgttgACAGAAGTCACATCCTGTAACACTGACGCTGCATTCAGGTCACATGGGAAAGATGGGAGAGAAGAGTTTCCAGTTTGCAAATATTATTCACATCAGCTTTCAGGTTGTAAACAGAACTTGTGAATGTGAGATTTGATGCTGCAGGCTGTGATTTCTCTGACTTCTTGAAATCTGAGTGAGGGACATAGAAAAACATGTGACCAAATGTGAATAATTATATGTTCAGTTTACAGTTTAATCATTTTATGTCTGGATTTGATGGAGTCCACAtgtgtttaatttagttttgatGTTAAAATAGTTTTAGTTAGCTTAGTTAGTTTTTTAGTAAAAACTAACACTCTATTATGGAGTCTTCACGGCTTCAAACTGGAGTCAACATGTTGTTTCCTTCTGATGTTTATTACGATTGAACTGAACTCAGCGTCtcatatgtgcagagttttgaTCAAATGATTCCTGAATGACTTCTTTAGTAGAAAAGGTGGAGTAACGTTACCTGTGATGGtgcaataaatcaatcacagctgtcaggaAACTAATCACCACTGTTTTAgatgcatttctttgttgtcaattaatataaatgacaaaaaactcttcagcacagcagcagtttgtggACTGAGAGATTAAACCTCGAACAAAATCAGTCACAAGAAATTTTAATCAAGTCTGGATTTAAACTTTACAAACTCGTCTTCATCGCTGAATGACACTTGAGAAAACTTAAGTACAAACTTGAGAACTAACTTCAACtaaatgcacaaagaaaatcttgtttATAAAAGCAACAAGTGATAGAAAACTCTACTCTTTTCTCTGTGACAAAGCTGctttagtgaagaaagctgagagtacagagactgactgacaaacgtttgtttgctctgaacatgaactctgtactttgtggtgtttcaggaggaaaactgcctcaaataaactctcattttagtttcacattttctccagaagctttgaatgagatcctgagatgaagacagaagaaaatactttgctctctgttgaaaaaaaaaactttattgattatgtaaagcttcagattgttcacacatccaatcagtaaagtctgttaaatgactcttgttcaatgatttcatgtacagattcacttcatccacacaatcagttagtttaacccagaatgtaagctatgtacaagaacataataaatgattattatcatgataattacagttttattgaacatttctttgtgaatttacaaagtgatgagaacaaaattTCTACCTAGTGAAGGTAAAAGACGTCATCACGAGCAGTGA
This window harbors:
- the LOC137200038 gene encoding tripartite motif-containing protein 16-like produces the protein MLFRSELKLVSPSEKVKLRQSLPLRAEMAQKGVQLDRETISCSICLDLLKDPVTIPCGHSHCMSCIKSFWDGEDQRKSYSCPQCRQTFTPRPVLMKNTMLADLVEKLKKTGLQAAPVDHYYAGPEDVACDVCTGRKLKALKSCLQCLVSYCEKHLQPHFESSKFKKHKLVDPSEKLQENICSRHDEVMKMFCRTDQQSICYLCSLDEHKGHDTVSAAAERTERQRELEVSRQQIQQRIQDREKDVKLLQQDMNAVNRSANKAVKDSGKIFTELIRLIQKRSSDVKQQIRSQQETEVSRVKELQEKLEQEITELKRKDAELKQLSHTEDHNQFLHNYPSLSQLSASTDSSSINIRPLSYFEDVTAAVSELRDQLQDILREKWTNISLTVTEVDVLLSEPEPKTRAGFLKYSREITLDPNTANTQLLLSDGNRKAELTCQQQSYSRHPDRFTNYSQVLSGESLTGRCYWEVEWRGRGVCVAVAYKNISRAGDSYECVFGLNDKSWMLDCDSNSYTFLFNKIKTPVSGPGSSRVGVYLDHSAGILSFYSISETMTLLHRVQTRFTQPLYAGLWPYYGVTAELCKLK